A genomic segment from Aspergillus puulaauensis MK2 DNA, chromosome 1, nearly complete sequence encodes:
- a CDS encoding uncharacterized protein (COG:S;~EggNog:ENOG410PNQI;~InterPro:IPR036236,IPR013087;~PFAM:PF00096): protein MTEAMGSDSPPLEVFKPNFNPRKSTPPPFESQEQSSQHDDAKFESKNPPRSGKIELRVGQQAADDVLWRNSDPHGFWRSANNSFSQGDASKGHQNPGDLKRLSSEALERLEGPQGRVILPPVGEQPNPSNKHRKLLIDQFTLPALQDPSTGHSPNASNTKLPPIHTQLGPVLPPPPTGPPTHTTRAPSFSLPPVTAISPPMPRVEPSPRDHYRVPLPQSKIPPTPYSHPSPVSLQAASVASSPVSQQPCWRGAKPLGPYPYDSQSIASNRSPAASYPTPIDHASACDPGSFTPSSQGNVATAPTGTFKCSHPGCSAAPFQTQYLLNSHANVHSQDRPHFCPIEGCPRGPGGKGFKRKNEMIRHGLVHNSPGYVCPFCPDQQHKYPRPDNLQRHVRVHHVDKHKDDPALRHVLSQRPEGNGRGRRRRINPQ from the exons ATGACCGAAGCAATGGGCTCCGATTCCCCACCGCTTGAAGTATTCAAGCCGAATTTCAACCCCAGGAAGTCGACGCCGCCCCCATTTGAAAGTCAAGAGCAGTCATCGCAGCACGATGACGCCAAATTTGAGAGTAAGAATCCCCCTAGATCTGGGAAAATCGAGCTCCGTGTTGGGCAACAAGCGGCCGATGATGTCCTATGGCGAAATTCAGATCCTCACGGCTTTTGGAGGTCTGCAAACAACTCATTTAGTCAAGGAGATGCTTCCAAGGGTCACCAAAACCCGGGCGACTTGAAAAGGCTCTCCTCTGAAGCACTTGAGAGGCTTGAAGGACCACAGGGACGTGTGATTCTCCCACCTGTGGGGGAACAGCCGAACCCATCAAACAAACACCGTAAACTCCTGATCGACCAATTCACGCTACCGGCGCTTCAAGACCCGTCAACAGGCCATTCGCCCAATGCTTCCAACACAAAATTACCGCCCATTCACACCCAACTCGGGCCTGTATTACCGCCACCGCCCACCGGACCCCCTACACACACTACACGGGCACCGTCATTCTCGCTACCTCCCGTCACCGCCATCTCCCCGCCTATGCCGAGGGTTGAACCCAGCCCTCGGGACCATTATCGCGTGCCATTACCCCAGTCAAAGATACCACCTACTCCGTATTCACATCCCTCGCCTGTAAGCTTGCAAGCTGCGTCTGTTGCGTCGTCGCCGGTCTCACAGCAGCCTTGTTGGCGAGGCGCCAAACCACTCGGGCCTTATCCATACGACTCGCAATCTATAGCCTCCAACAGGAGCCCAGCGGCAAGTTATCCGACGCCGATTGATCATGCCTCGGCATGTGATCCTGGAAGCTTCACGCCTTCGTCGCAAGGCAACGTGGCAACTGCTCCGACAGGTACATTCAAATGCTCACATCCTGGATGTTCAGCAGCCCCCTTCCAAACGCAGTATCTACTAAA TTCACATGCGAATGTCCACTCGCAAGATAGACCTCACTTCTGCCCAATTGAAGGTTGCCCACGTGGTCCTGGGGGGAAGGGGTTCAAACGGAAGAATGAGATGATTCGCCACGGGCTTGTCCATAACTCCCCCGGATACGTATGTCCATTCTGTCCAGACCAGCAACATAAATACCCGCGGCCCGATAATCTCCAGCG GCATGTGAGGGTCCATCATGTGGACAAGCATAAAGATGACCCGGCTCTCCGACACGTTCTCTCACAACGACCAGAGGGAAACGGCCGAGGGCGACGACGTCGAATAAATCCTCAATAG
- a CDS encoding putative C2H2 transcription factor (COG:S;~EggNog:ENOG410PRG3;~InterPro:IPR013087) codes for MLLATGLSDGLHGMTHHCDYNHHDSYRILKQHSGKAWKMEDNRARRQRYEVPYTTAAMDGTLLLPDDSMLYTSQASFAPMSSQQPVHLPEEYLPYGSHLDGSSYYPAPETQPYISHQSPYYNPATTTSANQAQPNSQWLHPSHASTSSRHHHHHHHSNTSYQESIPSIASSDLDPDFDVDMDLDLDMDPQTAGGDLLSSPSPNPPSRTPSTHSTNTKDLTLYGTPSLSHPGAWRCAYPNCTSPSLFRRGCDLRKHYNRHRKHLFCRHDGCPQSNPQVPGAGFSSKKDRDRHEAKHNPGIMCEWAGEGCTRVFSRVDNMKDHVRRIHLRVN; via the exons ATGCTGCTTGCTACGGGCCTATCTGACGGTCTTCATGGAATGACACACCACTGCGACTACAACCACCACGACTCTTACCGCATTCTAAAGCAACACAGCGGAAAGGcatggaagatggaagacaaCAGAGCT AGAAGACAACGCTACGAAGTCCCCTACACAACCGCAGCCATGGACGGCACTCTTCTGCTCCCAGACGACTCGATGCTCTACACCTCGCAAGCATCTTTCGCCCCCATGTCCAGCCAACAGCCTGTCCATCTGCCAGAGGAGTATCTCCCATACGGCAGCCATCTCGACGGTTCTTCCTACTACCCAGCACCTGAGACTCAGCCCTACATCTCGCACCAATCCCCATACTATAACCCCGCAACCACTACCTCAGCCAACCAAGCCCAACCAAACTCACAATGGCTTCACCCCTCACAcgcctccacctcctcccgccatcaccaccaccaccatcacagCAACACATCCTACCAAGAgtccatcccctccatcgCCTCTTCCGACCTCGACCCAGACTTCGACGTCGACATGGACCTGGACCTCGACATGGACCCCCAAACAGCCGGAGGAgacctcctctcctcgccatccccaaACCCCCCATCCCGCACCCCTTCAACCCACTCCACAAACACAAAAGACCTAACCCTCTACGGCACACCCTCCCTCAGCCACCCAGGCGCCTGGCGCTGCGCATACCCAAACTGCACCTCGCCATCCCTCTTCCGCCGCGGCTGCGACTTGCGCAAGCACTACAACAGACACAGGAAGCACCTCTTCTGCCGGCACGACGGGTGTCCGCAATCCAACCCGCAGGTCCCCGGCGCTGGGTTCAGCAGTAAGAAGGACCGTGATCGCCACGAGGCGAAGCATAACCCCGGCATTATGTGTGAGTGGGCTGGGGAGGGATGTACGAGGGTCTTTTCGCGCGTGGATAACATGAAGGACCATGTGAGGAGGATTCACCTGAGAGTGAACTAG
- a CDS encoding putative L-cystine transporter (COG:E;~EggNog:ENOG410PIMV;~InterPro:IPR005282,IPR006603;~PFAM:PF04193;~TransMembrane:7 (o6-28i49-72o92-116i128-148o160-182i202-222o234-257i)) — protein sequence MSQLEIFARALSRLFGWIYTFCWSASFYPQPIDNYRRKATTGLAIDFPTVNVLGFVCYTVYTGAFLYSPVIRLQYAARHPVSQEPTVRFNDFAFALHAVVLSGLVYSQFWPSIWGFKVSRFQRVSKPIAGLFWGSFVAVAVVTCIVLAKSPDEGYEPLSWAWIDVIYALSYVKLVITVVKYVPQAWVNYKRKSTRGWSIAQILLDFTGGLLSLVQLIIDSAFQNDWSGITGNPIKFLLSNVTIFFDLIFMVQHYILYRNAENEDKRNNPDENSPLLSDPDERGANALAA from the exons ATGTCGCAGCTCGAAATTTTTGCCAGGGCCCTCTCGCG CCTCTTTGGATGGATATA CACATTTTGCTGGTCTGCTTCGTTTTATCCGCAGCCCATTGACAACTACCGCCGAAAAGCGACTACCGGATTGGCCATCGACTTCCCTACCGTCAATGTTCTTGGGTTCGTCTGTTATACCGTGTATACAGGAGCATTTTTATACTCGCCTGTGATTCGGCTTCAGTATGCTGCTCGGCATCCTGTATCGCAAGAACCGACGGTGCGGTTCAACGATTTCGCCTTTGCTCTGCACGCTGTTGTCCTGAGTGGCCTGGTCTACTCACAATTCTGGCCGAGCATATGGGGTTTTAAGGTTTCGCGCTTCCAACGAGTCAGTAAGCCGATTGCAGGACTATTTTGGGGCTCCTTTGTTGCAGTTGCTGTGGTAACTTGCATTGTCTTAGCCAAGAGCCCCGACGAAGGCTATGAACCGTTAAGCTGGGCTTGGATCGACGTG ATCTATGCCCTTTCATACGTGAAACTAGTGATTACGGTTGTCAAGTACGTCCCGCAAGCATGGGTCAACTACAAGCGTAAATCCACACGTGGCTGGAGCATTGCTCAGATTTTACTGGATTTCACAGGGGGCCTGCTTTCGCTAGTCCAACTGATCATCGACTCCGCCTTTCAGAACGACTGGAGTGGCATCACGGGGAATCCAATTAAGTTCCTGCTGTCAAACGTCACaatcttcttcgacttgaTTTTCATGGTGCAGCATTATATCCTTTACAGAAATGCCGAGAACGAAGACAAGCGTAATAATCCTGACGAGAACAGCCCTCTGTTGTCGGACCCGGACGAGCGCGGAGCAAATGCTTTGGCTGCATAG
- a CDS encoding uncharacterized protein (COG:S;~EggNog:ENOG410PJQM;~InterPro:IPR006593,IPR007128;~TransMembrane:5 (o65-90i102-125o137-156i177-197o203-221i);~go_component: GO:0000818 - nuclear MIS12/MIND complex [Evidence IEA]) has translation MSGDSGFTSPGDASYASNTLHVGDGTWDLDRDTFLLPNLMGVNFETMRYNGMGNRFRDMPNYHTIIAAHGIIAAIVFLGLVPLSILLIRYYSLRNPYRAFKYHVWCQVLTLFLSTVVFVLGWFAVGPKRSLSNPHHGIGLAIYVIIIFQIFWGWLVHKIERNKKRHHVPLKLVIHRWIGRALGILGIVQIPLGLTLYGSPKSLFILYAVAVFLILATWFYLSYRYDSDRGPSGDGDYDSRYSYVSRPDDDDDHGHSNFGKMAAAGAAGLGLASFFRRRNRDRNHDHVSDGSHTSYMDEKDSDEESRRGGGWGSKFLKIGALGGGALLAKKLFDRRRNREGDAESGRYQPAHRRTDSMTEESLSRLDDRPPPGPSYPAPVNRPPTRPPTRPPSRPQSPNSSYYDYSYLSTQDEGPSHHGARNAMFGAGALAAVKGFFSRRGKKSDEQRHVEELRRHELENEKLARANSKRRYTGDGYYPHRKRLASQTATDVSTDLTPRPQRAQYPPDSALSAGPVASGAVDGAHSEMPPAPPAHYDPASTMTPTGPGAPPPQQSQYNLAVPPPVPVPGPAPGPPGHSTGHLPPGGSGTWQRDDHVESPPVSIKVKMHEDGRNITLRRLTEEEAAAGREARRRERRNSRRRNGSASSVSGNEGTGSRDRWRRVEELERRQQEQMDRERAAAAAPAAAATSPPPPLAHLPYAQGPAASGSIPPSQSYIPPQQSTSNFPPPRPPSTNPFGSITSPGTYTGTDASEYASNRRRRRAERARARQERQGHSVEFT, from the exons ATGTCGGGCGATTCAGGGTTCACGTCCCCTGGGGACGCCTCTTATGCCTCGAATACTCTGCATGTTGGCGATGGAACATGGGACCTCGACCGCGACACTTTTCTCTTGCCCAATCTCATGGGTGTAAACTTCGAAACAATGCGATACAATG GAATGGGAAACAGATTCCGAGATATGCCTAATTACCATACTATTATTGCTGCCCATGGCATTATCGCTGCGATCGTGTTCCTAGGGCTGGTTCCCTTATCGATTCTGCTCATCCGGTATTACTCGCTTCGAAATCCATACCGAGCCTTCAAATACCATGTTTGGTGCCAGGTTCTCACTTTATTTCTGAGCACTGTCGTATTTGTTCTCGGCTGGTTTGCTGTCGGTCCGAAGAGAAGCCTTTCGAACCCTCACCACGGAATCGGTCTTGCCATATACGTCATTATCATtttccagatcttctgggGTTGGTTGGTCCACAAAATTGAGCGGAATAAGAAAAGACACCACGTGCCTCTCAAATTAGTG ATTCATCGGTGGATAGGCCGTGCTCTGGGAATTCTAGGAATTGTCCAAATCCCACTTGGACTCACGCTTTATGGATCCCCAAAATCGCTATTTATCCTATACGCCGTCGCCGTGTTCCTTATCCTGGCGACATGGTTTTATCTGTCCTATCGCTATGATTCTGACAGAGGGCCctctggagatggagactATGACAGCCGTTATAGCTATGTGTCCCGTccggacgacgacgacgaccacgGCCATAGCAATTTCGGGAAAATGGCagcagctggagcagctgggctTGGGTTGGCGAGCTTTTTCCGGCGCCGCAACCGAGACCGAAACCATGACCACGTCTCCGATGGCTCTCATACGTCTTACATGGATGAGAAAGACTCGGATGAGGAGTCACGCCGTGGTGGCGGTTGGGGAAGCAAATTCCTCAAAATCGGCGCtctcggtggtggtgctctGCTCGCTAAGAAATTATTCGACAGGAGGCGAAACCGCGAAGGCGACGCTGAATCGGGTAGATACCAACCTGCCCACCGTCGGACGGACAGCATGACAGAAGAGAGTTTAAGCCGCCTGGATGACCGTCCTCCACCTGGTCCAAGCTATCCAGCTCCCGTCAATCGCCCTCCCACTAGGCCTCCCACTAGGCCTCCCAGCAGGCCGCAAAGCCCGAATTCATCTTATTATGACTACTCGTACTTGTCGACCCAGGACGAAGGCCCATCTCATCATGGAGCTCGGAACGCTATGTTTGGGGCTGGTGCACTGGCAGCTGTGAAGGGTTTCTTCTCCCGTCGCGGAAAGAAGAGTGATGAGCAGCGTCATGTAGAGGAATTGCGACGACACGAACTCGAGAACGAAAAGTTAGCTCGCGCAAACAGCAAGCGACGATACACTGGGGATGGATACTACCCTCATCGAAAACGCCTCGCTTCCCAAACAGCCACTGATGTCTCGACCGATTTAACACCTCGTCCACAACGTGCGCAGTACCCGCCAGACTCGGCGCTCTCTGCAGGCCCCGTTGCTTCGGGAGCGGTCGATGGTGCTCACTCAGAAATGCCTCCTGCTCCGCCAGCTCATTATGATCCAGCTTCGACCATGACACCCACAGGGCCTGGGGCGCCGCCCCCACAACAATCTCAATACAATCTAGCAGTCCCACCACCAGTTCCGGTTCCAGGACCAGCACCGGGCCCTCCAGGTCATTCGACGGGACACCTGCCGCCTGGCGGCAGCGGCACATGGCAACGAGACGACCACGTCGAATCTCCACCAGTGTCAATCAAGGTGAAGATGCACGAGGATGGCCGAAACATCACCCTTCGACGATTaaccgaggaggaagcagcTGCCGGTCGAGAAGCCCGTCGTCGAGAGAGACGCAACTCCCGCCGCCGAAATGGAAGTGCAAGCTCGGTCTCCGGCAACGAGGGCACAGGCAGTCGTGACCGTTGGCGACGagttgaagagctcgaacGCCGGCAACAAGAGCAGATGGATCGAGAACGTgctgcagcagcggctcCAGCGGCGGCTGCAACTTCACCTCCCCCGCCACTAGCCCACCTGCCTTATGCACAGggcccagcagcttcagggaGCATACCCCCCTCCCAGTCTTATATTCCTCCACAGCAGAGCACGAGCAATTTCCCACCGCCGCGGCCTCCATCGACAAACCCATTTGGAAGCATCACATCGCCTGGGACATATACCGGAACCGACGCGAGTGAGTATGCCAGCAATCGCCGCCGAAGACGTGCGGAGAGAGCCCGAGCAAGGCAGGAGCGACAAGGGCATAGTGTTGAATTCACATAA
- a CDS encoding NCBP3 domain-containing protein (COG:S;~EggNog:ENOG410PTZ7;~InterPro:IPR019416;~PFAM:PF10309;~go_function: GO:0000340 - RNA 7-methylguanosine cap binding [Evidence IEA];~go_function: GO:0003729 - mRNA binding [Evidence IEA]): protein MDATMDIDMDLDLGPLPEPEPIEMEQTLYAATATSADGTIADPQTAETQSEKVHVRGVDELTTDNIKEFASTYFPLEPPARVEWIDDTSANIVYSSPEVGLQALAALTHDGELQEGGATSETATPAVSGEIPIIRLRSAKVLASHPDSVLQVRIAVKADKKKPRAYEASRFYMMHPEHDPRERLRRELETDRRRSGGGDSDGDYRRRRFDGRELRRRRDRDHEEGISANMYDDAPAGDRSDGDRDWDRGRRRRGSGRRDREQELFPDEGERSGRLRHRSASPGRDTLMMEGGYIEERHEARRRFRERSPPPPRRNEGRELFGSAEGDTNSRELFPNKTANTYLKKELFPSKVSNHRRSDAIDVADETADLFARRISLPLVDGAQDTNPKRSRNIELFPDSSHTGRGVNIRGAAGEDQGFAIRGAAENGISIKGRGGASVRELFPSKYHNNAGNNAGKELFSSKIEGRGGPRRKAEDMFS, encoded by the exons ATGGACGCCACAATGGACATCGACATGGACCTCGACCTCGGCCCTCTCCCAGAGCCCGAGCCGATTGAGATG GAACAAACTCTCTACGCTGCAACCGCCACCTCCGCAGACGGGACAATCGCCGACCCCCAAACAGCCGAAACCCAATCTGAAAAAGTTCACGTCCGTGGCGTTGATGAACTGACCACGGATAATATCAAGGAGTTTGCCTCGACCTATTTCCCTCTTGAACCACCCGCCCGCGTAGAGTGGATCGACGATACCTCCGCGAACATCGTTTACTCGTCGCCCGAGGTCGGCCTACAGGCCTTGGCTGCTCTTACCCACGATGGTGAACTCCAAGAAGGCGGTGCCACCAGCGAGACGGCTACTCCCGCCGTATCAGGAGAAATTCCTATTATCCGACTCCGGTCGGCGAAGGTGCTTGCTTCACACCCGGACTCTGTTCTCCAGGTGCGCATCGCGGTGAAGGCGGATAAGAAGAAGCCGCGCGCATATGAGGCAAGTCGGTTCTACATGATGCACCCGGAGCATGATCCACGGGAGCGATTACGCCGCGAACTAGAGACGGATCGGCGGCGCAGCGGGGGAGGAGATAGCGACGGTGATTATCGTCGGAGGCGGTTCGATGGGCGGGAactgcgccgccgccgggaCCGGGACCATGAAGAGGGAATTTCAGCGAATATGTACGACGATGCTCCGGCGGGTGATCGCTCCGACGGGGACAGAGACTGGGATCGTGGAAggcggagacgaggaagTGGTCGCCGCGACCGCGAGCAAGAGTTATTCCCAGATGAGGGCGAGAGATCAGGACGTCTGCGCCATCGCAGCGCGTCCCCTGGACGTGATACTCTTATGATGGAGGGCGGTTACATTGAGGAACGACATGAAGCGCGTCGACGCTTCCGTGAGCgctcgccgccgccgccccgACGGAATGAAGGCCGGGAGCTATTCGGCTCGGCTGAGGGGGACACAAACTCGCGCGAACTCTTCCCGAACAAGACGGCAAACACGTATCTCAAGAAAGAGCTGTTCCCGTCCAAGGTCAGCAACCATCGCCGATCGGACGCCATTGACGTCGCAGACGAGACGGCAGACTTGTTTGCAAGGCGTATATCGCTTCCCTTGGTAGACGGCGCACAAGACACCAATCCAAAGCGGAGCCGCAACATCGAGCTTTTCCCAGACTCGTCACACACCGGGAGAGGAGTCAACATCCGCGGGGCAGCCGGCGAAGACCAGGGCTTTGCGATTCGAGGTGCAGCGGAAAACGGTATCTCAATCAAGGGCAGGGGCGGCGCATCGGTTCGCGAGCTGTTCCCGTCAAAATACCATAACAACGCCGGTAACAACGCCGGAAAGGAGCTGTTCTCTTCTAAGATTGAGGGACGGGGAGGACCGCGCCGGAAGGCTGAGGACATGTTTAGTTAG